One window from the genome of Microbulbifer sp. ALW1 encodes:
- a CDS encoding sulfatase-like hydrolase/transferase: MKKRTFFPALVTAILVAVSGCDAAPPSSSGDGVPQNSVVPEEKTAAPNFVFIFADDLRYDTLGTTNPQLHTPSIDGFAEEGMRFGNAFSVLSVCSPSRATVLTGRYPSSHGVTTYGDTPVRPGNPSFVTALRDAGYRTGVTGKWHLGNTPQEMGFQSADIFHANGPWYGREVSENGEAKTVPGFIETWSVDRSIAFLKEAGAKQQPFFLWYNTQVPHMDHEFAWPASASSMDRYDAQQVPLPASYPPDLDATGKPPYLQESRSFTRAMEVYGYKDEAKLRAHIRDYYAAVTDMDAEVGRLLESLETLGLRENTYVIFMSDNGWQLGEHGLTSKVLAYRRSMQVPLLIAGPGIEPAQTDSIVTNADLAPLILELAGVAPAAEFHGESFRDLLLKKGDFEREFFYYESPTPQLVPRSFFAIRNNRHLYIETYANGDEGKTANGGTAAPEFIELYDIGGDPDELVNLALQQGHEKILRQYAEQLRSERQRYGSL; encoded by the coding sequence ATGAAAAAACGTACTTTTTTTCCAGCGCTGGTCACTGCAATTCTGGTAGCGGTGTCCGGTTGTGATGCAGCGCCGCCTTCATCCTCAGGCGATGGAGTACCGCAGAACAGTGTGGTACCCGAAGAGAAAACAGCAGCTCCCAACTTTGTGTTTATCTTTGCCGACGACCTGCGCTACGACACTCTGGGTACGACCAATCCGCAATTGCACACACCGAGTATCGACGGCTTCGCCGAAGAGGGAATGCGCTTTGGCAACGCCTTCAGTGTGCTGTCCGTGTGCAGCCCCAGTCGCGCCACGGTGCTGACCGGGCGCTACCCATCCTCCCACGGTGTTACTACCTATGGCGACACACCGGTGCGCCCCGGCAACCCCTCATTTGTCACCGCGCTGCGCGATGCGGGCTACCGCACTGGCGTGACAGGCAAGTGGCACTTGGGCAACACGCCACAGGAAATGGGCTTCCAGTCTGCAGATATATTTCACGCGAACGGCCCCTGGTACGGACGCGAGGTGAGTGAGAATGGTGAAGCGAAAACCGTCCCCGGTTTTATCGAAACCTGGTCTGTTGACCGCTCGATAGCGTTTCTGAAAGAGGCCGGTGCGAAACAGCAGCCATTCTTCCTCTGGTACAACACCCAGGTGCCGCATATGGATCACGAGTTTGCCTGGCCGGCGAGCGCGTCTTCCATGGATCGCTACGATGCGCAGCAGGTGCCACTACCCGCGTCCTACCCACCGGATCTCGATGCCACTGGCAAGCCCCCTTACCTGCAAGAATCCCGCAGTTTTACCCGCGCGATGGAAGTGTACGGCTATAAGGACGAGGCGAAGTTGCGCGCCCATATCCGCGACTACTACGCGGCGGTCACCGATATGGATGCCGAGGTAGGGCGCTTGCTGGAGTCACTGGAGACTCTCGGGCTCAGAGAAAATACCTATGTCATTTTCATGTCCGACAACGGCTGGCAGCTGGGCGAACACGGCCTCACCAGCAAGGTGCTGGCTTACCGCCGCTCCATGCAGGTGCCGCTGTTGATCGCGGGCCCCGGCATTGAACCAGCACAGACCGACAGCATCGTCACCAACGCGGACCTGGCGCCGCTGATACTGGAGCTCGCGGGCGTGGCCCCGGCGGCGGAATTTCACGGCGAATCCTTTCGCGATCTGTTACTGAAAAAAGGCGATTTCGAGCGGGAATTTTTCTACTACGAATCCCCCACGCCGCAACTGGTACCGAGATCCTTTTTCGCTATTCGCAATAACCGGCATCTCTATATTGAAACCTACGCTAACGGCGATGAAGGCAAAACAGCGAACGGTGGTACCGCGGCGCCGGAGTTTATTGAACTCTACGATATCGGCGGTGACCCGGATGAGCTGGTCAACCTGGCCCTGCAGCAGGGTCATGAAAAAATTCTGCGGCAGTATGCAGAGCAATTGAGAAGCGAGAGACAGCGGTACGGTTCTCTGTAG